TAGATTAATTTACATCTAACTGGTATTAGAGTAACAAATACCCAAAATATGAACAATTTTCTATTGTAAAATGTGAGACCGTGTATATCCACTATCAGATGTGATGTGTATAAAACTCCCAAAATATCATATAAACTCTTTTGTGAAAAATAACCAAAACCCGTAATATAACACATAAAaacatcaaaataaaataaaatactaaCATTCTAAAAAGATGGATGGAGAGGGAGGATGTAGCACCCCATTCCCACATCGACGAGGAGATTTGGGGTTTATGTTTATTTTATAAGGTGAGGAGATTTGGGGTTTATGTTTATTTTATAAGGTgaagtactactactatgtgcacgATCAAATTATGATCTTTTGGGGGCATGTGGTGGACATTTCATAACCCAAGTTGGCTTATTTCGGACTCATAATCGGGACTTGACTTGGTTTtcgaaaaaggctcgggatttaACCCAAgttgtcacatatggtatcagagctgactctCGAAAACTTGATGCGTCAAGttgccggaggtggggacacgaaggctgGCGGTATTATCCGATAATGGCAAGAggtccggaggtggggacacgatGTCAACCGGTATTATCCTATAATGGCTAGTGAGGCAAAGATCTGGACCTATGGGCTGTCAGTTCGGTCTAACGAGGATGTCaggagtttaagtgggggagtttgtaGCACCCCAGTCCCACGTCGAGGAGATTCAGAGCTTCTGTTTAGTTTATAAGGTGAAGTATTACTAttatgtgcaccaacaaatcatgatcttttggggacCTGTGGTGGActtgtcgtaacccaagttggTTATACTCGGGACAGTATGCTTCGACTTATTTCAGACTTGTGACGGGGAATTGACCCGGTTTTCGAAAAAgactcgggatttgacccgggttgtcataGAGGAAGTATCGGAAATTGGAGGAGGGACGGCTAAAACCTAGATAATTGAAATTTTTATTCGCCCATAAATTTAGCAAGAATATTTGATTGGATTATAACTTTAAATTGGGAAGGAAAAAATTAGGAAGATTACCAGAAATTAGCTTTTACTGTTTGTTTAAAAATAATTACTAAAATACGGTTTacaattaaaatataatttttgttaAATTAAGTTTACATCACGCTGTATTTGATTgcaaaattatatttttataaaaaaaattgagaagTCATATTTTCAAATGAATGGACGAATTCAAAATTATAAAGGCGGAAGTGAATAGTAGGATTACTATTACCGATCTAGCGGATCTGGAAGTAGTGTAAAAAATATCAGTATCATGCAATAGAGAGAGACTCTAATCTATTTTGGTCTGACCCCGTGTTGTTCATTTCACATCTCCCAATCTCATATCATCATCAATATCTGAAACCAACAAGAAGTCCAAAATTGTATGTCCAGTCCAGGCAATCGTCAATCAGGAACATATAGAATTGGATAAGAtcagagagagagatagagagagagagagagagaattggaCAATGGAAGAAGATGGAGGAAATCCTAGTAATAAAGCAGCAGCTTCCAATGTGGGTAGCAAATCATCATCTCACCACCGGAGAGCTCAATCGGAAGTACACTTCCGGCTGCCGGAAGACCTAGATCTGAGCTCAGATCCGTTCGATGCACCTTCAGCAAGTTTCGAGGACATGGGATCTGAAGACGATCTGTTCTGCACTTACATGGACATGGAAAAACTTGGTGGCGCTGCCAGATCTAATAATAATTTAATGCTAGACGATGCCAATGCCTTGACTTTAGCTGAGAaatgtagcagcagcagcagtaGGCCTCGACATCGCTACAGTAATTCCGTTGACAGTACTACAAACACTGCTCTTCTTTTTAATTCAGCTAACATTACTCCTCCTCCTGCCGAGAGTATCGAGGCTAAGAAAGCTATGGCTCCTGATAAGCTTGCTGAGTTGTGGAACCTAGATCCCAAGCGTGCCAAGAGGTACCTGCCCCCCCCCACCCCCCTTTTATTACTCTCTTCTTCTACTTCTATAAGTTTTGTTTCAGCCCTCTTAAACACTCTCGTTTAACATACAGGATCTTGGCTAATCGCCAGTCTGCTGCTCGTTCAAAAGAGAGGAAGGCACGATATATTTCTGAACTTGAGAGAAAAG
The sequence above is drawn from the Apium graveolens cultivar Ventura chromosome 2, ASM990537v1, whole genome shotgun sequence genome and encodes:
- the LOC141706731 gene encoding transcription factor RF2b-like, with amino-acid sequence MEEDGGNPSNKAAASNVGSKSSSHHRRAQSEVHFRLPEDLDLSSDPFDAPSASFEDMGSEDDLFCTYMDMEKLGGAARSNNNLMLDDANALTLAEKCSSSSSRPRHRYSNSVDSTTNTALLFNSANITPPPAESIEAKKAMAPDKLAELWNLDPKRAKRILANRQSAARSKERKARYISELERKAQTLQTEATTLSAQLTLFQRDTTGLTTENTELKLRLQAMEQQAQLRDALNDALKQEVERLRVATGEMSTHSDAYDLGMPHVPYYQSAFSPHHPQPGPSVSLNGQLSRFYSIQSSMSNQQQHPMLSAAANAQVLSETLQQDPLGRFQGLDISNRGSHLVKSEGPSVSASESSTTF